The genomic region GAAGAAGCGGAGTCAGACGAAAAGTTATCAGATGAAAAATTATCAGAGTCAGGTTTCAGGAAAACAGCTATTTCTGTTAACTGGTACAACAAGCAAACTCATTTGTGATCGAATAGGCTACGAAATAGTTGTTTTCTGAAAGCTAGTTCACTCGTGTAGGCTAAAATAAACCCACgtttagggaccgttcgttatttataaacggggtcaccggagggattttgagtgcttcaatcaaaagttgcatgaccctcccctgcctgcaagaaaattatcaacgaccctccagcagccttttcaaaaaagacatgcCCCTCCCCAGCCAATTGTCGATACCTTCCACCCACACTATAGagcgctatgaaaacacatcaaCTTAAGCTGTCGTtctaaactcaccctctgctttttgatcttacacatcacacttcaccaagatggtggccatttcagtagatttactcactaacattgttgtggaaacacaataagcatggaaactaaatgcacacttcctgcaactgcattagcctacttgaaataagttactcctctagtaagtattcacatgaaataaaacaataaaacattgagaccattcaacaaagcacactgggtaataacaaattcagcacatgaacttgttgctatggactcgtctctaggcttcctcagtcattgtaaagttgccgaagctgaacattatccaaaactcaatttctcagacgagtgtcaatttgggagcttgctacactccttccttctcaaatgacttgaatggctttataagcatgcacactgtttaaagttaggctaggctacacggtaaactacaagtaaaccaaagttaaatttagcttatttagggctggataaagttgaccaaatggatataggctgttaggcgtgaataaagtaggctactttgttgctccaacccttccaaagttaatggggacggatgttgacattttccgtattttgcgtgagaaacccggaaaatctcccttattttcattgttcaatgttgacagagctaaggaacgaaagagaacgttatatggcgacagaaatcaacaatcaaacaagccactttgattttttgctgttttcattaatacaaaagatgggtgaccccccctcctagacaaaaaaaagttaggtgaccctcccctcaacaaagaaaaaaagatatgaccctcccctattttcctccggtgaccctgtttataaataacgaacggtcccttagtCCTCCAGTTGCCATGGATACTACAAACAAATCCATCTGAAAAACCATAACgtgaaccaaagattctagagcggagtttattattttgttttggcaagtagccgtgtaataagcgggataatgtatagaacgccggtcattattgggaaaataagtcccgacagggcgaaccggaccccgacgcgcagcggagacctgatgccttttcatctgatgtctgacagctgaggatgtcctaaaatgtacACCGTACATGTGGCATTCCAGGCGTACATTGGTGTTTTGGTGACATCAGCACCACCCATGTGGCATCCCAGGCGTACATTGGTCCATCCACTCTGCATTCCCAGAAGTGGGTCTGCTTTACCAAGATCTGATTCCTTTCATACGGAAAATGACCCTGTCCCAAGGATGACCAGAGGCGAGGACTGCTGCTATCTTGCTTGTTCCCCTCTCCCCTATAAATAGCTACTTCACTTCCCATGTTGATGCCCATGTTCTCAGAGGCACACAGCATGAGGATATATGAGGCAATGCTTGATTGAATTTGCATAATGCTTGAGGAAAGTTCCTACAGGGTGTCTATGATGTCAAACAACTGCAAATATTTCAGAATTGTGGTCCCATTGAATTGTGTCATGTTGACCTGAAACCCTCACATGAGGTGAATCTGGCATGCTTGACTTGACTGCTTGACTGGCAACTGACAAGATGTTAACATAGGCTACCTGTTCTTTGGGATCTACCTTAGTCTTTTGATATTGCTGTTTACTGTGCTGGCCAAGCCCACTTTTCCTGTGGTCTTTAAAATGACTAAGTGCCGGGTTGAACCAAACCCATGAGGAAATAGTTAGTATTGTGCTTTTTGAATGTGTGCTTTGTGTTCATCATCCTGATCTGatctgtttgttttcttgtaTGCTTTCCTCTGTGCAGCGCCAGTCGTGTGTCCACCCTGAGCCGCGTGCCCGCGTGCCACCCTGAGCCGCGTGCCCGCGTGCCACCctgagtgtgggtgtgcatgaGCGGCGGAGCGGGGGCATGGGGAATGGGGTGCAGGAACGCCAGGCGGCACTGAGACAGAGCGAGGTGCTGCCCCTTCcctcctccagcagcagccaatcagaggtaAGACTTTTCCGCCTCAAGACACGTCCACTGTTGGTGGGATGAATAAATAGCAACTCAGTTTATAGCAAAAGTAATTATGCAGTTTCTCTGCtttgggtgttttttttattttatttttttatctaaagTCTAAGCTGACATTCTCTTTGACAGAAGCCATCAGCTTGAGGTTAACAGGTCAACACATAAAAATGCATGACTGTGCACGACTGGTTTTCATTCGATCATTTGTCAGAGGAAGAATGGCCTGCTTTTTCTTGATGCATTTTTCTGTGGCAATGTTCCGTGGTGAGAGTTTCCGTGGTATCAGATTTCCTCTCATTATGTGTACTTAGCTTTGTGGGAACCATTTTTGATCTGTGCCAAGTACCAACTGGTTGACTCGTCTGAAGCATTGAGCTAAGAGCTGATCCCTGATCATTTAACTGCAGTCAGTGAGTAAAAGTAGTAGTCAGTTAGTGCAGGTAAGGGATGTAATCAAGAGCTTTGGGCAAATGTGCAAAAGCCCTTTTTGTGGATGCCCTCATCAATCCCACTGTTTCACCATCAGCCCAGCATGCCCCATTCTTCAGTGTAACCTGAGTGATGTCTGTATAATACACCCAGAGCCTCCATTGTGTGAACAAACAGTAGATTGCAATCAACAGTCATGTGATAGCCTATCACAACCAGCCCATCTGAGAATGTCCTAAGAATGACTGTTGTTGCTGTTCAGGATTCTTAAAAGCCACTCCTCCCAACAAAGGCGTAGTTGACATCTTTCACTTAACGATACATTTATGACCTTTATCGACAAACATCATAGACATTTTTTTGTATAGAACAGTTGTACAGTATGTTAGGTTCCAGGCACAGAAGAAGAAGTTACAAATATTCACAGTCACATGATAAATCAGGGTTTTATGTAATAATCTCATTGTCATCCAGCAGAGTTTCTCTGACCTCTTTCCTGTGGCTGTATAGGGAGTATGCTAGTTTGGCCTAGTGGAGGTTGGACTCTTGATGATCCCTTAATTTCCTGAAGCCCTTGTGCTGACAGAGTCCCTGGCGCTTATAATAACTCAAATTCAGAGGAACGGCTCCCATCACGTTGAACGTcacctgtttgtgtgcatgcacgccCTGGAAAGTGTTGGAGTGATTCACACTCTCTTGGTGACGCTGTTTGGTGTCAGACTCTTCTGCTGGCTGTTATTCTGCTGCTTTTCACACACGgtcacattttattttttatttcctgGCTTTATAACTTGTGTAAAAAACGTCAGGCTCTTCTCCATTTGAACCCAGATGCTTCGCTCCAccttcagtctctctttctctctagttGCACTGTGGGTTGGCTTGGTTTCTCTTctagtgtttgtgtgcgtattTATTCTGAGGGTGTTTCagtgctgaggaggaggaggaggaggagaggtgtagCCACTGAGGGAGTGAACTGAAGTGGAGCAGCGGTATGCTCCTCATaccaggaggaagaggaggagaggtgtagCCACTGAGGGAGTGAACTGAAGTGGAGCAGCGGTATGCTCCTCataccaggaggaggaggaggaggaggtgtagcCACTGAGGGAGTGAACTGAAGTGGACCAGCGGTATGCTCCTCataccaggaggaggaggagaggtgtagCCACTGAGGGAGTGAACTGAAGTGGAGCAGCCACTCTGTGCAGTGAGCATGTCTCCTGCTCTGGCTGTCTGCTGTGGCGCAGAGTCTCTGAAATGGTTTTCACTTGGTTGCTCAGATCAAGCCACCTtacacctaccacacacacacacacacacacacacacacacacaggagatgtCCTCCTGTGTACCACCTGTCTTATGTAAGCCAAGCTTTATAATCTTCTACTGCACACATATCATCCAGTGGAGATAACACGTAATAACTTAATGCAGATGACCGGGCACAACTTTCTTTGATAGGCCTACGAGTAGGTTTACTTTGTATTtggagtgtatgtttgtgtttgagatgTGACATTCTTACCCTGCCGGATGCTGATTCTCATGTCTTTATTTGCACAATCAGAGGTGTTCATTGAGAGAAACACAGAATCTGTGATTGTTCAAGTAGGCTATGGCTTTTCACTGCTCAGAGAGAGCCCTATGCAGCGTTGTTGTGGACTGTTGTGGGTTTTTTGGATTAAGGCTAGTTGTGGTCACCGTAAATGAGGCCATGGTCATTCCTGTGTATTTACAGGTCTGTTTCTCCTGTGGgctagtactgtatgtatgaaagCTGCTTAACAAATGAGGGCCATGGTTGATCCATCTAAACCCAACACTATTTGACAATCAGTGACCTTGTTTTGGCAGTAGTTCCATTCCTTAGCTCTCTAAGAAGGTTTTAGAATACCCCAAAAACTAATTAGCAGTCTTTCCCTTATGGTGTTTTAGACATGTTTTTAACCTGGTGCAGGTGTCCTATGAGTGttatgtgtgtgattctgttCTTCTGTGGTCTTCATGTGGTTCttcctttctctgtgtgtttaggGTTTTAAACAGGGTCGCTCCATGGTGAACTCCCTGCTGTCTGGAGCCCTTGCTGGTGCTGTGGCCAAAACATCTGTGGCCCCTTTAGACAGAACCAAGATCATCTTCCAAGGCAatgagacacactcactcacacacatacaagctcTTTCATGATAAAGAAGTTGTAACCATTTTGACATTTTTGTGACCGTTTTGAAATGTAACACAATTACAGCCCAAAGTTTTACTCTCTCTGGTTTTGTTTTTGCAGTGTCTTCAGCAAGATTTTCTGCCAAGGTGAGTTGAGAGAGACACATTTAGATGTGAGCGGATAGGCATGATCAAAGCCCCGACTTGACCTGGCAGCTGATATTGGTTGGCATCAGGCTCTGAATGAAGAAACTGTTTCTTGAGTGGGTTGTGTGTCTATTTTCATGGGTATGCTTGTACCGGAAATGACTGAATAATAACGACTGTATATTTGCCTCTGTTTTTAAATATCtctttatactgtatgtatgtgaatgtttttgtgtgtgtcctcaggaggCCTACTTGCTCATCTACCGCACCTACCTGAAGGATGGCTTCCTTAGCTTGTGGCGGGGCAACTCTGCCACCATGGTCCGTGTCATCCCCTATGCTGCCATCCAGTTCTGTGCCCACGAACAGTACAAGAGGCTGCTGGGTGGTTACTACCAATGCCAGGGCAAGTGAGTGTCACCTCGACCCACGTAGTATGATGCAAGACATTTTCCACAGAAGGAGAAAGCAGCTAATTAAGGGTAATATAACAGATCAACAGAGTGCTCCACAATATGGAACGCAATAACGCTGCAAGCATCAGAGCTGCATATCTCTGTTGTACTTTGAGTTGAATATACATTTCAAGACTTTCAGAATTTCAAGAAAAAATCTGTtacagaataataataataataataataataataataatattatgttaAAATGTGATGCAACACAATCCAATGCATTCGGCACTATGTAGGACAAAGGACTTTATTTTCCTCAGTGAAGATTAAAAAGTCAGTGAGTATGCCAAGAAGCACTAAATGATCCTACACAATGAACACAGTAGTGTCACGGGACACTTTAACACCCTGCAGTGTGTCCGATCAGAGCAGAATGGGATGATGGCCATATCAAATGCTATCTCATGAATTGCAGTTTAGTAACTATAGGGCAATAAAGCTCCACAAGTAAAGCTTAGTGAATAAAACAGTGCAAGTCATACCAACCAAGTGCAAGTCATACCAAAGAGTCCAAGGCACACTGTAGTGCATGTGCATGTCATATGTCCTTGAACTCAAAGACACGTGGCTTTGATGCACTCCTGTAAGCCCAGTTCTTAAAAGCTTGTTAAAGTTAAAAGATATTTTTTTAGTTTGCCACCAGAGTGTTTGTTGTTACAGGAGCGAGGAAAACCTTGCCTATCGGCTGTAATgggagtgttttttttaaagctctGTATATGGAAACGGCAGTTGCTACTGATTTCTTTACCCTCACTTAGCGCCACACCTTCTGTGGCTTTTGAGAGGTGAAAGCTATATGGTGATATATAATTGACCACAAATGCACTGACTGCAATGTAAGACCAAGATATGTTACATTCTGTGATTTGTAAATTCTTAGTAGTTCTTGCTGAGTAGCTCTTTCTCTGTCCTACCTGAAGCATGACGGACCACAGTTGATGCCAGAAATATGACTTAAGCCTCTTAAAGCGTACACAGTAAGTTTTTTTTCATGGCAATTCTTAAGAGACACACcttgaaaagtaaaaaaaagagacCGCGTTAGCGTTAGCCTTTGGCCAGCCCTGATGCTGTGAAAGGACACATTGCTGAATGGGTTTTGTTCACTGCCACGTCCATTACATGTTGTTCTCTTCATCGTGCTTGTTGTCTTCTCAGGACCCTGCCCCCCGTGCCACGGCTGTTGGCAGGCTCCCTGGCGGGCACCACGGCCGTGTCGCTCACGTACCCGCTGGACATGGTGCGAGCCAGAATGGCCGTCACACCCAAAGAGATGTGAGTGTGCCCGTGGGCAGTGGGTGCCAAATGTTTGACAAGCCCTTCATAGTGTACAAGCCCTGTTATGGATGTGCATGCCACATACTGTACGTTTCTGGAAGACTCATGATTTCTTTGTTGACACGTTCACACTAGGATGTTCTTTACTATTTAGTGCTACCTCAAGTACGCAGTATAACCCATGCACATACTCCCCCACAGTGAGATAACAGGGCTCTGTGTCCGAGTGGTCAGTAAAGCATTTGAGTCTCATTATTGGAATAGCAGTGCACACTGTGGCTACTGAGCAGTGAACACAGGGTGCTGCTAGCATACACTAATTGAAAGCAGTCATGAGAAAATGCCATCATACCCAAGATTGTGACAGACTGTCTCTAGAGATGGACTTTAAAATGACCCCTACCCTTATCTTATCCCCATAGGtaagtcattgtgtgtgtgtgtgtgtgtgtgtgtgtgtctgtgtgtgtgtgcgcatctgtgtccTCCACAGGTATAGCAACATCATGCACGTGTTTGTGCGTATCTCTCGTGAGGAGGGCCTGAAGACTCTGTACCGGGGCTTCTCCCCCACCATACTGGGTGTGG from Alosa alosa isolate M-15738 ecotype Scorff River chromosome 1, AALO_Geno_1.1, whole genome shotgun sequence harbors:
- the slc25a42 gene encoding mitochondrial coenzyme A transporter SLC25A42, which produces MGNGVQERQAALRQSEVLPLPSSSSSQSEGFKQGRSMVNSLLSGALAGAVAKTSVAPLDRTKIIFQVSSARFSAKEAYLLIYRTYLKDGFLSLWRGNSATMVRVIPYAAIQFCAHEQYKRLLGGYYQCQGKTLPPVPRLLAGSLAGTTAVSLTYPLDMVRARMAVTPKEMYSNIMHVFVRISREEGLKTLYRGFSPTILGVVPYAGLSFFTYETLKKHHGERTGRTQPYSYERLVFGACAGLIGQSASYPLDVVRRRMQTAGVTGHTYGTILGTMREIVLEEGLVRGLYKGLSMNWVKGPIAVGISFTTFDLTQILLRKLGYAPR